A stretch of the Balneola vulgaris DSM 17893 genome encodes the following:
- a CDS encoding ABC transporter ATP-binding protein translates to MISLEVENLSKKYTGKTVLKALSFSHSQGILGISGANGSGKSTLLKCLAKLLKPTDGAIRWVDQGEELDQSEVIKQLGYAAPYLNLYDELTVFENIEFLANLSNPLRTHDSIQELLSRTHILELQNKLFKTLSTGQRQRVKLAASLVKEPSILLLDEPGSNLDKDGHQLVADLVQSEVQNDTLVIIASNDATEMALCNQVISLS, encoded by the coding sequence ATGATTAGCCTAGAAGTCGAAAATTTATCTAAAAAGTATACAGGAAAAACAGTCCTAAAAGCACTCAGCTTTTCACATAGCCAAGGAATATTAGGTATTTCAGGGGCCAATGGCAGTGGTAAATCAACTTTACTAAAATGTTTAGCTAAGCTTTTAAAACCTACTGATGGAGCAATACGCTGGGTTGATCAAGGTGAAGAACTTGATCAATCTGAAGTGATAAAGCAGTTAGGTTATGCAGCTCCTTACTTAAACTTGTATGATGAACTCACCGTTTTTGAGAATATTGAGTTTTTAGCCAACCTGAGTAATCCTTTACGAACTCACGATTCTATTCAAGAGCTATTAAGCCGAACTCATATTCTAGAACTTCAAAACAAGCTCTTCAAGACTTTATCTACAGGGCAACGGCAACGTGTTAAATTGGCCGCCTCTCTAGTAAAAGAACCTTCAATATTGTTATTAGATGAACCCGGCTCGAACTTAGACAAAGATGGACATCAGCTGGTTGCCGATTTGGTTCAATCAGAAGTGCAGAATGATACTCTAGTGATCATTGCCTCGAACGATGCCACTGAAATGGCTTTATGTAATCAAGTCATATCCCTATCCTAA
- a CDS encoding aminopeptidase yields the protein MISQNDQKLATLILEHSTQLQKDENVMVQLIGLNGINLLRALVEQIREHGAHPFVQIEDTETQRLLIENGDENFWKNQASVDQLPLMKQMDVFIGIRASENIYENSQATKDANKAYSEHFLHPVHFEERVNNTKWCIMRYPSPAFAMNAKLPTREFTEFYYDACLVDYAKLKKAMEPLEARLRKTDIIHLKGEGTDIQFSVKGQNWVPCYGAHNIPDGEIFTSPILDSVNGHITYAPSVYQGKPFEFVKLVVENGVVVDFDSSNNDALKDILDTDKGARRFGEFSFGTNPVIESPMYDILFDEKIYGSNHLTLGKDYEIAPNGNSSNIHWDLVCIGADVYLDGELIRKGREFVVDDLKGLNPENLR from the coding sequence GTGATTTCACAAAACGACCAAAAATTAGCCACGCTAATCCTTGAGCATAGCACTCAATTACAGAAAGATGAAAACGTCATGGTCCAACTAATTGGGCTGAATGGTATAAATTTGCTGAGAGCATTAGTAGAACAAATAAGAGAGCATGGAGCACATCCTTTTGTTCAAATTGAAGACACTGAAACCCAACGATTACTCATTGAGAATGGGGATGAGAATTTTTGGAAGAATCAGGCAAGCGTTGATCAACTTCCTCTCATGAAACAGATGGATGTATTCATTGGTATTCGTGCCTCAGAAAATATTTATGAAAACTCGCAGGCTACTAAAGACGCGAACAAAGCCTATAGTGAACATTTCTTACACCCAGTACACTTTGAAGAACGTGTAAATAACACCAAGTGGTGTATTATGCGTTATCCTTCTCCTGCATTTGCTATGAATGCAAAATTACCAACTCGTGAGTTCACCGAATTTTATTATGACGCTTGTTTGGTAGATTATGCCAAACTCAAAAAAGCGATGGAGCCACTCGAGGCTCGCCTTAGAAAAACAGATATTATTCACTTAAAAGGTGAAGGAACGGATATTCAATTCTCGGTGAAGGGTCAGAATTGGGTGCCTTGCTATGGAGCTCATAACATCCCTGACGGTGAAATATTCACTTCCCCTATTCTTGATTCTGTAAATGGTCATATCACATATGCTCCATCTGTATATCAAGGCAAGCCATTTGAGTTTGTGAAGCTAGTGGTTGAAAACGGAGTTGTTGTAGATTTCGACTCTTCAAACAATGATGCGCTAAAAGACATCCTTGATACCGATAAAGGAGCTCGCAGGTTTGGTGAATTCAGTTTTGGTACGAATCCAGTTATTGAAAGTCCTATGTACGACATCCTTTTTGATGAGAAGATATATGGGTCTAACCACTTAACCCTTGGTAAGGATTACGAAATTGCACCCAATGGCAATTCAAGTAACATCCACTGGGACTTAGTGTGCATAGGTGCCGATGTGTATCTCGACGGTGAGCTCATCAGAAAAGGACGTGAGTTTGTTGTTGATGACTTGAAAGGGTTAAACCCCGAAAACCTTCGATAA
- a CDS encoding response regulator transcription factor, with protein sequence MKKTVAIYALSLALLAFALKAIEYQLLIKDASTEIFVTIVAIGFLIFGVWLGRKLTTPSLPTNSHEINHAAIAHLQLSDRELEVLQEAATGKSNQQIAESLFLSIHTVKTHLSNVYEKLEVKRRTEAIMKAKELNIIS encoded by the coding sequence ATGAAGAAAACCGTTGCTATTTATGCACTCTCGTTGGCTCTGCTCGCTTTTGCTTTAAAAGCTATTGAGTATCAATTACTCATTAAAGATGCTTCAACCGAAATATTCGTGACTATTGTAGCTATCGGGTTTCTAATATTTGGTGTTTGGCTGGGCAGAAAACTTACCACCCCTTCACTCCCCACCAACAGTCATGAAATCAATCATGCCGCCATTGCACATCTTCAGCTTAGTGATCGTGAACTCGAAGTACTTCAAGAAGCAGCGACCGGTAAATCCAACCAACAGATTGCCGAATCTTTATTTCTTTCCATTCATACTGTAAAAACACATCTCTCTAATGTATATGAGAAGTTAGAGGTGAAGCGCAGAACAGAAGCAATCATGAAAGCGAAAGAATTGAATATCATTTCTTAA
- a CDS encoding DUF4199 domain-containing protein: protein MKKYALIYGLIAGGLNIGLAAFIFVGLGDAFSHLNNEIFGYLIMILSLSIIFVAVKQYRDKKLGGVIKFKTAFLLGLYISIVASTVYVANWEVYMQTSGSDAFIENYQSSVMEQMKENGASEAKLTEQMEKNEYYKEMYSNVFFRILITYSEILPVALLISLLSAALLKNTSFLNTESS, encoded by the coding sequence ATGAAAAAATACGCTCTGATTTATGGCTTAATTGCTGGAGGCCTCAACATTGGTTTAGCCGCATTTATATTTGTGGGCTTAGGAGATGCCTTCTCTCATTTGAATAATGAGATTTTCGGGTATCTGATCATGATACTTTCGCTTTCAATTATTTTTGTGGCAGTTAAACAGTATCGCGACAAAAAACTGGGTGGGGTCATTAAATTTAAAACCGCCTTCTTACTAGGTCTATATATCTCGATTGTAGCGTCTACGGTTTATGTTGCGAACTGGGAAGTATATATGCAGACATCAGGCAGTGATGCTTTCATCGAAAATTACCAGAGCAGTGTAATGGAACAGATGAAAGAAAATGGCGCAAGTGAAGCTAAATTAACTGAACAAATGGAGAAAAACGAATACTATAAAGAAATGTATTCCAATGTGTTTTTTAGAATTCTCATTACTTATTCTGAAATACTACCCGTTGCCTTACTCATCAGTTTACTTAGTGCTGCCTTATTAAAAAACACCTCCTTCTTAAACACTGAAAGCTCATAA
- a CDS encoding VOC family protein yields the protein MDIRSHSLSLAVKDIKASVSFYEKLGFKAVNGAGSISDKWLIMQNGSTKIGLFQDMFEENIITFNPQDARSIYKDLKNKDIPFLMESESIQEKEGPCHFCIADPDGNQILFDQF from the coding sequence ATGGATATTCGTTCACACTCACTTTCATTAGCTGTAAAAGACATCAAAGCCTCTGTGTCGTTTTATGAAAAATTAGGATTTAAAGCCGTTAACGGAGCTGGGTCCATTTCAGATAAATGGTTGATCATGCAGAATGGGAGCACCAAAATTGGTTTATTCCAAGACATGTTTGAAGAAAACATCATCACCTTTAACCCACAGGATGCAAGAAGTATCTATAAAGATTTAAAGAATAAAGACATTCCTTTTTTAATGGAGTCAGAGAGTATTCAAGAAAAAGAAGGTCCTTGTCATTTTTGCATTGCAGATCCAGACGGCAACCAAATTCTATTTGATCAATTTTAA
- a CDS encoding VOC family protein: MKNRVKGIGGVFLKADDPKATSEWYKKHLGIKSGQWGGTFQWKKSNNPSQNGYTAWSIFKSDTEYTNPSTKDAMINYRVEDLESLLKTLKEEGVEVIGEMESFEYGKFGWIMDPNGYKIELWEPNDEEYEKLSTDDALNQMN; encoded by the coding sequence ATGAAGAATCGAGTAAAAGGCATTGGCGGCGTATTTCTAAAAGCCGACGACCCTAAAGCAACAAGCGAATGGTATAAGAAACACCTTGGCATTAAATCGGGACAATGGGGTGGCACCTTCCAATGGAAGAAATCAAATAACCCTTCTCAAAATGGCTATACCGCTTGGAGTATTTTTAAAAGTGATACCGAGTACACTAATCCTAGCACTAAAGATGCTATGATAAATTATAGAGTGGAAGATTTAGAAAGTTTACTGAAAACCTTAAAGGAGGAAGGCGTTGAGGTAATCGGTGAAATGGAATCCTTTGAATATGGAAAATTTGGTTGGATTATGGACCCAAATGGATATAAAATCGAACTTTGGGAGCCTAACGATGAAGAGTATGAAAAGCTGAGTACCGACGACGCTCTCAACCAAATGAATTAA
- a CDS encoding M14 family metallopeptidase, translating into MKRTFLLLTLLTISNVAWAQWDQALITTPEKTNYQATSTYADVMAFINTIQSKSDLVHLEYMGTSLEGKDIPVVVLANPAVSSVQEAKESGKAIVYFQGNIHSGEVEGKEVLQILMREILLGDKKYLLDNQIIVFAPIYNSDSNDKMKQGRRPSQEDSPVEVGLRPNSQGWDLNRDGIKMDAIETAALMENVILKWDPEVFVDLHTTNGTWHGYSLTWAPSYHYAGEKAPYDLTWNELLPEVTRKVKEKYGIYLGPYGGYSLRQGWPPKAIYTYNHHPRYLVNQMGLRNKIGILSEAFAHERFYQRINSTKAFVEEILEYTNKNGDKIMATNAAAEKAAIENVLENAGEVKKGVRYKMIPTDENFTLRTYNYIPYKDDEGRERYVRSGEIIDVPNVQNYSKFEATVEATLPRAYIIPKEMKHIVDHLEKQGVIVEELGRRKKYSGEVFTVTNFTQNERAFEKHNMVQIEGDFKSASKRYGKGDYYVDMAQPLTNLIFYMLEPQSDDGLVTWNFFDEYFKSNGVDSKPVEYPIFKVLK; encoded by the coding sequence ATGAAAAGAACATTTCTACTACTTACTCTATTAACGATATCAAATGTGGCTTGGGCACAATGGGATCAAGCACTCATAACCACACCAGAAAAAACGAATTACCAAGCTACATCTACTTATGCGGATGTGATGGCTTTTATAAACACCATCCAAAGTAAAAGTGACTTAGTTCATTTAGAGTATATGGGTACGAGTTTAGAAGGCAAAGATATTCCTGTAGTGGTTCTCGCAAACCCAGCAGTTAGCAGTGTACAGGAAGCAAAGGAATCAGGTAAAGCCATCGTATACTTTCAAGGCAATATCCACTCGGGTGAAGTAGAAGGCAAAGAAGTACTTCAGATCTTAATGAGAGAAATTCTTTTAGGGGATAAAAAGTATTTATTAGATAATCAGATTATTGTTTTCGCTCCTATCTACAATTCCGATTCAAATGATAAGATGAAGCAAGGTCGTCGTCCTTCACAAGAAGACAGCCCAGTGGAAGTTGGTTTACGACCAAATAGTCAAGGTTGGGATTTAAACCGTGATGGTATTAAAATGGATGCCATCGAAACCGCAGCCTTGATGGAGAATGTGATTTTAAAGTGGGATCCAGAGGTATTTGTGGATCTACATACAACGAATGGTACATGGCATGGCTATTCACTTACGTGGGCGCCAAGTTATCATTATGCAGGTGAGAAAGCGCCTTACGACTTAACTTGGAATGAATTACTTCCAGAGGTTACACGAAAGGTAAAAGAGAAATATGGTATCTACTTAGGACCTTACGGTGGGTATAGCCTACGTCAAGGATGGCCGCCAAAAGCGATTTATACATATAATCACCACCCACGATATCTTGTAAATCAGATGGGACTTAGAAATAAGATTGGGATTCTAAGTGAAGCATTTGCTCATGAGCGTTTCTATCAGCGTATAAACTCTACCAAGGCTTTTGTTGAAGAAATTCTTGAGTACACCAATAAGAATGGTGATAAGATTATGGCAACGAATGCAGCGGCTGAAAAAGCAGCAATTGAGAATGTGTTGGAAAATGCTGGTGAAGTGAAGAAAGGGGTTCGCTATAAAATGATTCCAACGGATGAGAATTTTACGTTGAGAACATACAACTACATTCCATATAAAGACGATGAAGGCCGTGAGCGATATGTTCGATCAGGCGAGATTATCGATGTACCTAATGTTCAAAACTACAGCAAGTTTGAAGCTACAGTTGAAGCAACACTACCAAGAGCATATATCATCCCAAAAGAGATGAAGCATATTGTAGACCACCTAGAAAAGCAGGGTGTAATTGTTGAAGAACTCGGTAGAAGAAAGAAATATAGCGGTGAAGTTTTCACAGTAACCAACTTTACGCAAAACGAACGTGCGTTTGAGAAGCATAATATGGTTCAAATAGAAGGTGATTTTAAATCTGCTTCAAAGCGCTACGGTAAAGGAGATTACTATGTGGATATGGCCCAGCCATTAACTAATCTCATATTCTATATGTTAGAACCACAGTCGGATGATGGCTTAGTTACATGGAATTTCTTCGATGAATATTTTAAATCGAATGGGGTAGACAGCAAGCCAGTTGAATATCCAATATTTAAAGTATTGAAATAA
- a CDS encoding adenylosuccinate synthase translates to MSVRVVIGAQWGDEGKGKIVDLLSDKAEYVVRYQGGANAGHTLKFDDKTVVLHLIPSGIFNGDAHCVIGNGVVIDPIALVKEIEGVKEMGFQLEGRFHISQTAHVILPYHKLLDQLKEKRRAGNAIGTTGRGIGPAYVSKVSRVGIRMVDLLDKEVLKSKIEQNIADINFALENLYKEPTLSADDLMAELDDSINTLSPFICNTTNMLHEGLEANKSILLEGAQGSLLDVDHGTYPYVTSSSPTSGGACTGSGVPPTALTHVMGITKAYCTRVGNGPFPTELHDDMGEELRKKGHEFGATTGRPRRCGWLDLVALKYACRINGINELTLTKMDVMDGFDEIQVCTSYIIDGKETKVFPLSLTEIEKIEPVYTALPGWDKDISGMTKWDELPEAAKSYINYVEEYLGVKFTIISTGPKRTETIIR, encoded by the coding sequence ATGTCAGTTAGAGTAGTTATTGGAGCCCAGTGGGGTGATGAAGGTAAAGGTAAGATCGTTGATCTTTTGAGCGATAAGGCCGAATACGTAGTTCGGTACCAAGGAGGGGCAAATGCAGGGCATACCCTTAAGTTCGATGATAAAACGGTTGTACTTCACCTTATTCCATCAGGTATATTCAACGGAGATGCCCATTGTGTAATAGGCAACGGTGTTGTTATTGATCCAATAGCATTAGTAAAAGAAATTGAAGGCGTGAAGGAAATGGGCTTCCAACTTGAAGGTCGATTTCACATCAGTCAAACAGCTCATGTTATTCTACCTTACCATAAATTGCTCGACCAACTCAAGGAAAAGCGTAGAGCAGGCAACGCAATTGGTACAACAGGCCGTGGTATTGGTCCGGCTTATGTAAGTAAAGTATCACGCGTAGGCATTAGAATGGTAGACCTTCTAGATAAAGAAGTGCTTAAATCTAAGATTGAACAGAATATTGCTGATATCAACTTTGCATTAGAGAACTTATACAAAGAGCCTACACTTTCAGCAGATGATTTAATGGCTGAACTTGATGACTCAATCAATACACTCTCTCCATTTATTTGTAACACCACAAATATGTTACATGAAGGACTTGAAGCTAATAAGTCGATTCTATTGGAAGGAGCACAAGGTAGTTTACTTGATGTAGATCATGGTACCTATCCTTATGTAACTTCTTCGTCACCAACATCGGGTGGTGCTTGTACTGGATCTGGAGTGCCTCCAACGGCGCTTACCCATGTGATGGGAATCACTAAAGCGTATTGTACTCGCGTAGGTAATGGTCCATTTCCAACCGAGCTTCACGACGATATGGGTGAAGAGCTTCGTAAAAAAGGGCATGAGTTTGGTGCTACCACAGGTCGCCCACGTAGATGTGGTTGGTTAGATTTAGTAGCATTGAAATATGCATGCAGAATCAATGGTATCAATGAACTTACCCTCACAAAAATGGATGTGATGGATGGTTTCGATGAAATCCAAGTGTGCACGAGCTATATAATTGACGGCAAGGAAACCAAAGTATTTCCACTTTCCTTGACTGAAATTGAAAAAATTGAGCCCGTATATACTGCACTTCCAGGTTGGGATAAAGATATCTCTGGGATGACGAAATGGGATGAACTTCCAGAAGCAGCTAAATCTTACATTAATTATGTAGAAGAATATTTAGGTGTGAAATTCACAATCATTTCAACGGGCCCAAAAAGAACTGAAACTATCATCAGATAG
- a CDS encoding STAS domain-containing protein produces the protein MSFNTSERYNSVVIEFKGNVMGGPDAVSLNEKLHELIDAGKNNIVVDLGKVKFMNSSGLGMLIGGLTTMRKAGGDLRIANATDKIESLLIVTKLITVFKHYKSVEEAAESFNEG, from the coding sequence ATGAGCTTTAATACATCAGAACGCTACAATAGCGTAGTTATCGAATTTAAGGGTAACGTAATGGGTGGACCCGATGCGGTTAGCCTGAACGAAAAACTTCATGAGCTAATTGACGCAGGGAAAAACAATATTGTAGTAGACCTTGGTAAAGTAAAGTTCATGAACTCTTCGGGTCTAGGTATGCTAATTGGCGGCCTAACCACTATGCGCAAAGCTGGTGGAGACCTTCGCATTGCTAACGCAACCGATAAAATTGAAAGTTTGTTAATCGTGACGAAATTGATCACGGTGTTCAAACACTACAAATCGGTTGAAGAAGCGGCAGAATCTTTCAACGAAGGATAG
- the secF gene encoding protein translocase subunit SecF, whose protein sequence is MRWFETPNFDFVSKRKVAYVISGILLVLSIATIFTKGLQYGIDFKGGKEFVLKFEQPVNVSELRSALTDPLGSSPEVKLFGSETEILVRTDNESAINDVENIITSTVSQTYPSNSAFVEKSDSVGPRVAEDLKSGGLQSIIYSMAIIFVYILIRFRRWTFSAGAVAALFHDVIITLGIFTLMNDWVNFSLLIDQNIIAAFLTIVGYSLNDTVVVFDRIRENSIVHKGMEYIPMVNKSLNDTLSRTVITSITTLFVVVVLFIFGGEVLKGFSFALLIGIVLGTYSSLFVASALVVELEAKTKK, encoded by the coding sequence ATGAGATGGTTTGAAACACCAAATTTTGATTTCGTTTCAAAACGAAAAGTGGCCTATGTGATCTCTGGTATTCTATTGGTTTTATCCATTGCTACCATTTTCACGAAAGGTCTTCAGTATGGCATCGACTTTAAAGGCGGTAAGGAATTCGTTTTAAAGTTTGAGCAACCTGTAAATGTATCGGAACTAAGAAGTGCCTTAACCGATCCTCTAGGATCAAGCCCAGAAGTAAAGCTTTTTGGTTCTGAAACTGAGATTCTAGTTCGTACCGATAATGAAAGTGCAATCAACGATGTAGAAAACATCATCACTTCAACGGTAAGCCAAACGTACCCATCAAACAGCGCATTTGTTGAGAAATCGGACAGTGTAGGTCCAAGAGTAGCCGAAGATTTAAAATCTGGTGGACTTCAGTCTATCATTTACTCTATGGCTATTATCTTCGTTTATATTCTGATTCGTTTTAGAAGATGGACATTCTCTGCTGGGGCCGTTGCCGCATTATTCCATGATGTAATTATTACTTTAGGTATTTTTACATTGATGAATGATTGGGTAAACTTTAGCTTATTGATTGATCAAAATATTATCGCAGCATTCTTAACCATTGTTGGTTATTCATTGAATGATACTGTGGTTGTATTTGACCGTATTCGTGAGAATAGCATTGTTCATAAAGGCATGGAATACATCCCTATGGTGAACAAAAGTTTGAACGATACATTAAGCCGAACAGTAATCACTTCAATTACGACCTTGTTTGTGGTTGTTGTGCTGTTTATTTTCGGCGGTGAAGTGTTAAAAGGATTTTCTTTTGCACTATTAATTGGTATTGTGTTAGGTACGTACAGTTCGCTGTTTGTAGCTAGTGCTTTGGTGGTTGAACTGGAAGCCAAAACCAAAAAATAA
- the secD gene encoding protein translocase subunit SecD — MSARLANTLIPLIFNTYNLTTMQGNGLKIGLIAAFLAMTLWYLFPTIQYNLEQKQISELSPSDSLQYVDENREKLASIKERTLNLGLDLQGGMYVMLEVGTPQLILELAGENLDENLEQVVATARERALENDTDFIDEMQAEFEATAEGARLSRYFRNDAADITRRSTNQEIVTFLKAQRTEALDRAIEIIRTRVDRFGVTEPSIIKQGTDRIVVELPGVDDKQRVRNLLKGTARLEFRVAANANEFSSFIQQVYNYFDEKAAGDEGDSLNTIQPNALLEVLSPGQSPYVLGYAAEQDTAEVNALLADENIQRMMPRNTTVLWSANSLPFGVNGEEVFSLYGVKEDVELTGEVIEEATVQFDPATNIPEVSMTMNAEGARDWARITGANINKPVAIVLDGYVYTFPNVISKISNGRSSITGVENVGEADDLVNILLSGALPAPLEIVEERTVGASLGQASIDASLNSVLIGLGIVAIFMIVYYRTGGAVADLALLLNIIFILGILAGFKATLTLPGMAGIVLTIGMAVDANVLIFDRIREEQRTGKTIKAAISAGYSNAMSAIIDANITTGFVALVLLSFGVGPIKGFAVTLLAGICCSLFSAIIITRVVIDYLTRAKSDSVNFG, encoded by the coding sequence TTGAGTGCTCGCCTGGCGAACACACTCATTCCATTAATATTCAACACTTATAATCTTACAACCATGCAAGGAAACGGATTAAAAATCGGTCTCATAGCTGCTTTTTTAGCAATGACGCTTTGGTACCTATTTCCAACCATCCAGTACAATCTGGAGCAAAAACAAATTAGCGAGTTATCTCCATCTGATAGTCTTCAGTATGTAGATGAAAACCGCGAAAAATTAGCCAGTATAAAAGAACGTACTCTAAACTTAGGTCTTGACCTCCAAGGTGGAATGTACGTTATGCTAGAAGTGGGAACTCCACAGTTGATTCTAGAATTAGCGGGCGAAAATTTAGATGAAAATCTAGAGCAAGTAGTAGCTACAGCGCGTGAGCGTGCTTTAGAAAACGACACTGATTTCATCGATGAAATGCAGGCTGAGTTTGAAGCTACTGCTGAAGGTGCTCGTTTAAGCAGATATTTCAGAAACGATGCTGCTGACATCACTCGCCGCTCTACAAACCAAGAAATTGTGACTTTCCTAAAAGCACAAAGAACGGAAGCTTTAGACAGAGCTATCGAAATTATCCGTACTCGTGTGGATAGATTCGGTGTAACGGAGCCTTCTATCATCAAACAGGGAACCGACCGTATTGTAGTTGAGCTTCCTGGTGTAGACGACAAACAGCGTGTTAGAAACCTTCTGAAGGGAACTGCTCGCCTTGAATTTAGAGTGGCGGCAAATGCCAACGAGTTTAGCTCATTCATTCAGCAGGTATACAACTACTTCGATGAGAAAGCCGCTGGAGATGAAGGTGATAGCTTAAATACTATTCAGCCTAATGCACTTCTTGAAGTTCTTAGCCCTGGTCAAAGTCCTTATGTTCTTGGGTACGCAGCCGAGCAAGACACTGCAGAAGTAAACGCATTACTAGCAGACGAAAACATCCAGCGCATGATGCCTCGTAACACTACTGTGTTATGGAGTGCAAACTCACTTCCATTTGGAGTGAATGGTGAAGAAGTATTCTCGCTATACGGTGTTAAAGAAGATGTTGAGTTAACAGGTGAAGTTATTGAAGAAGCTACGGTTCAATTCGACCCAGCTACAAACATCCCTGAAGTTTCAATGACTATGAACGCTGAAGGCGCTAGAGATTGGGCTCGTATTACAGGTGCTAATATCAATAAGCCGGTAGCTATCGTACTCGACGGTTATGTATATACCTTCCCTAATGTAATTAGTAAAATTAGCAACGGTCGTTCTTCTATTACGGGCGTTGAAAATGTTGGCGAAGCCGATGACTTAGTGAACATTCTACTTTCTGGTGCATTACCTGCTCCACTTGAGATTGTTGAAGAGCGTACGGTTGGGGCTTCTCTTGGACAAGCTTCTATTGATGCGAGTTTAAATTCTGTACTTATCGGTTTAGGAATCGTTGCCATCTTTATGATTGTATACTACCGAACAGGTGGTGCAGTAGCAGATTTAGCACTACTACTAAACATTATATTTATTCTTGGAATTTTAGCTGGTTTCAAAGCAACACTTACACTGCCTGGTATGGCGGGTATCGTGTTAACCATAGGTATGGCCGTGGATGCCAATGTTCTGATCTTTGATCGTATTCGTGAAGAGCAAAGAACGGGTAAAACTATCAAAGCAGCTATTTCAGCAGGTTACTCTAACGCAATGAGTGCCATTATTGATGCCAACATCACTACTGGATTTGTTGCTTTAGTACTATTGAGTTTTGGTGTTGGACCGATTAAAGGTTTCGCAGTAACTCTATTAGCAGGTATCTGTTGTTCGCTATTTAGTGCGATCATTATCACACGTGTTGTGATTGATTACCTGACTCGTGCTAAGTCTGATTCAGTAAACTTTGGATAA